One Candidatus Zixiibacteriota bacterium genomic region harbors:
- a CDS encoding transglutaminase, with product MSRCTLIGLTSLLVLLLSQMAFATPGDTLQTFSAPYNCPQGLTFDGSSLWNVDRMTDMIYKIDPKTGAVIDSIPSPAYVPRGLTWDGGRLWCVDAEEQLIYAINPATRIVEKTIDCPVTNPSGLAWDGKYLWIGDDGANDLHQISSEDGTTIVTIPAPSGAPTGLAYDGEYLWVADRMADMIYMVAPDNGDVILCFKSHGPHPWGLAWDGKHLWNADYQTDLISKLVISDGTPFARLEEKTLRVEFIHQVRNYGPDTVKTLDVYLAIPHDLNNQELIGEVTFSPEPTEIIADQWNQKVAHYHVENIGPMLFNTVSMHASARLYQNRYFVFPNKVGLLDDIPEEIRSTYLVDDAKFSMESEIIQSAVRAAVGDETNPYWMGRKIFNYVIEHMEYELAGGWNIAPTVLDRGNGSCSEYSFVYIAMCRAAGLPARYVGSIVVRGDDASYDNVFHRWVEIYLPNYGWLPVDPSGGDSALPSSRANAFGFLNNRYLITTIGGGGSEFLGWGYNANEEWTSQGRCKIVVEYYGEWTPANGMSEETDSDKGAVGSGKCE from the coding sequence ATGTCCAGATGCACACTTATCGGGCTGACTTCATTGCTCGTATTGTTGTTATCCCAGATGGCATTTGCCACTCCGGGCGACACATTGCAGACATTCTCTGCGCCATACAACTGCCCGCAGGGATTGACATTTGATGGGAGCAGTCTTTGGAATGTCGACAGAATGACGGACATGATCTATAAAATCGATCCCAAAACCGGCGCGGTGATTGATTCGATTCCGTCTCCAGCTTATGTGCCACGTGGCCTGACATGGGATGGCGGGCGGTTGTGGTGTGTCGATGCCGAGGAACAACTGATTTATGCCATCAATCCTGCCACCCGAATTGTCGAAAAAACGATCGACTGCCCGGTCACCAATCCCTCCGGGCTTGCATGGGATGGCAAATATCTCTGGATCGGGGACGATGGCGCCAACGACCTCCATCAGATCAGCAGCGAGGATGGCACTACTATCGTCACCATACCGGCACCATCGGGAGCACCAACCGGACTGGCCTACGATGGCGAATACCTTTGGGTGGCGGACAGAATGGCAGATATGATCTATATGGTCGCCCCTGACAATGGGGATGTGATTCTCTGCTTCAAATCACACGGGCCTCATCCATGGGGACTTGCCTGGGACGGGAAGCACCTCTGGAATGCGGACTATCAAACAGACCTGATCAGCAAGCTTGTAATTAGTGACGGCACACCTTTCGCGCGTCTCGAAGAGAAGACTCTCCGGGTGGAATTCATCCATCAGGTCAGAAACTACGGTCCCGATACGGTCAAGACGCTCGATGTTTACCTTGCGATACCACACGATCTGAACAATCAGGAATTGATCGGTGAAGTGACTTTTTCACCGGAGCCGACAGAGATCATCGCAGACCAGTGGAACCAGAAGGTCGCCCACTATCATGTAGAGAATATTGGCCCGATGCTATTCAATACTGTCAGCATGCACGCCTCAGCCAGACTGTATCAGAACAGATACTTCGTCTTCCCGAACAAAGTTGGCCTGCTTGATGATATCCCTGAAGAGATCAGGAGCACTTATCTGGTCGATGATGCCAAGTTCTCTATGGAGAGCGAGATTATTCAGAGTGCAGTGAGAGCCGCGGTCGGAGATGAAACAAACCCGTACTGGATGGGTAGAAAGATATTCAATTATGTCATTGAGCACATGGAATACGAACTTGCAGGCGGGTGGAATATCGCACCGACCGTTCTGGATCGTGGTAACGGATCCTGCTCCGAGTACAGTTTTGTCTATATAGCCATGTGCAGGGCCGCCGGGCTTCCCGCTCGATATGTCGGCTCAATTGTAGTACGTGGTGACGATGCATCATACGACAATGTATTCCATCGATGGGTAGAGATATATTTACCGAATTACGGCTGGCTGCCTGTCGATCCATCGGGAGGCGATTCTGCATTACCCTCCAGTCGCGCAAATGCCTTCGGATTTCTCAACAACAGATACCTCATCACGACTATCGGCGGTGGCGGCTCCGAGTTCCTGGGATGGGGATACAATGCCAACGAAGAGTGGACATCCCAGGGCAGATGCAAGATCGTAGTGGAATATTACGGTGAATGGACGCCTGCAAACGGCATGTCGGAAGAAACAGATTCTGATAAGGGCGCTGTGGGCTCCGGTAAATGTGAATGA
- a CDS encoding O-antigen ligase family protein yields MNRLPEILIQCAVLIVPFLYIGYTLDPVLTPRFLLLSILLFAIVASMLMSALRQSTGSELSFLRRAIFPILIGYLFISAISLMQARNAADSMFDILKFTLFIVLVLIMTKLLAASKAYLSKLAGTITIVAAGLSLIAILQYLGIGFRWIPGNVIPYGTMANKNLLASFLFLSLPFVIYNWLKSDRYWRAGSIATVTLCLYVLVISQTRTVWLALAVATLMTMIPALVLKTSDKRRAICAFRRRHSLTAFTVAVLIAVVASFATIGLHQSERIEGDSPLPINLSDASLRQRIALWEKSLSMFADNPILGTGVGDWKIEIAKYGTDGLPSSTGQVFFQRPHNDFLWVLAETGPLGLLFYISIFLIAFSYCLRSLRAATSRDDVQLCLLTIFGLVGFLVISCFSFPKERIAHTVLLALMIAVSTSVYHRLRPPMRAFSKTNIAAVLMTAMICLALCIVVGASRYNSEMHTRNAMEAKSVSDWKRVVVEIDKAELAFSVFDATSTPLAWHRGVANFNLNNIEAARKDFQKAYRQHPYHVHVLNNLAACYETLGDHDSAIEYYNKAMEIIPNFEETLINLAAVYYNIREYQKARDCLMQIEGEPADPRYEHFMQKVSEKLGEPAHP; encoded by the coding sequence TTGAATCGTCTGCCGGAGATACTGATTCAGTGCGCGGTGCTTATCGTACCGTTTCTCTATATCGGATATACGCTCGATCCGGTTCTCACTCCGAGATTCCTGTTATTATCGATCCTACTCTTTGCAATAGTCGCCTCCATGCTGATGTCAGCGCTGAGGCAATCGACGGGAAGTGAGCTGTCGTTTCTTCGCAGAGCTATCTTCCCTATATTGATTGGATACCTGTTCATCAGCGCAATATCCCTAATGCAGGCCCGGAACGCTGCAGATAGCATGTTCGACATTCTCAAGTTCACACTGTTCATAGTGCTGGTGCTGATCATGACGAAGTTGCTGGCAGCATCCAAAGCCTACCTCAGTAAGCTCGCGGGGACGATTACGATTGTCGCCGCAGGTCTCTCTCTAATTGCTATCCTTCAATATTTGGGTATCGGATTCAGGTGGATACCGGGCAATGTGATTCCGTATGGCACGATGGCAAATAAGAATCTGCTCGCCTCTTTTCTCTTCCTGTCGCTTCCGTTTGTCATCTACAATTGGCTGAAGTCTGACCGATACTGGAGGGCAGGCTCGATTGCGACTGTCACATTGTGTTTGTACGTCCTCGTAATCAGTCAGACACGAACGGTCTGGCTTGCGCTTGCAGTCGCGACGCTAATGACGATGATCCCCGCACTGGTTCTGAAAACGTCGGACAAACGGCGAGCAATTTGCGCATTTCGCCGGCGTCACAGTCTCACTGCGTTTACAGTTGCAGTGCTTATTGCAGTCGTCGCATCGTTCGCGACGATCGGGCTTCATCAGTCTGAGCGCATTGAGGGCGATTCCCCGTTGCCCATCAATCTCAGTGACGCCTCGCTCAGGCAGAGAATTGCTTTGTGGGAGAAGTCTTTAAGCATGTTTGCTGATAATCCCATACTTGGAACCGGCGTGGGCGACTGGAAGATCGAAATAGCCAAATATGGCACCGACGGCCTCCCGTCCAGCACAGGGCAGGTGTTTTTTCAACGCCCGCACAATGACTTTCTCTGGGTGTTGGCTGAGACCGGCCCCCTCGGACTGCTGTTCTACATTTCGATTTTTCTGATCGCCTTCTCCTATTGTCTGAGAAGCCTTAGAGCAGCCACATCACGAGATGATGTGCAATTGTGCCTTCTGACGATTTTCGGCCTCGTTGGATTTCTCGTCATATCGTGTTTCAGCTTTCCCAAAGAGCGCATTGCACACACTGTGTTGCTTGCGCTGATGATTGCAGTATCTACATCTGTCTATCACAGACTGCGTCCGCCAATGCGGGCATTTTCGAAAACCAATATTGCTGCAGTACTCATGACAGCCATGATCTGTCTGGCTCTATGCATTGTTGTAGGCGCTTCCAGATACAATTCCGAGATGCACACAAGGAATGCAATGGAAGCCAAATCTGTGAGCGATTGGAAGAGGGTTGTCGTGGAGATCGACAAAGCAGAGTTAGCATTTTCGGTTTTCGATGCCACTTCGACACCGCTTGCCTGGCATCGTGGCGTAGCGAACTTCAACCTGAACAACATCGAAGCCGCGCGGAAGGATTTTCAGAAAGCGTATCGGCAGCATCCATATCATGTACACGTGCTGAACAATCTTGCAGCCTGTTATGAGACTTTGGGGGATCATGATTCGGCAATAGAGTACTATAATAAAGCAATGGAGATAATCCCGAACTTCGAAGAGACTCTGATCAATCTCGCAGCGGTATACTACAACATACGAGAGTATCAGAAGGCACGAGACTGTCTGATGCAAATCGAGGGTGAGCCGGCGGATCCGAGGTACGAGCACTTCATGCAGAAGGTTTCAGAGAAGTTGGGTGAACCAGCGCATCCCTGA
- a CDS encoding thrombospondin type 3 repeat-containing protein produces MYYTISRHAIVCDGWRVVGDAKSYHFNYGWADSHTAWYALDNLHCNWEGCNYMIEALIKNIMPEPDPDADGLSNSEDNCPVVYNPDQIDTDNDGVGDACDNCQLTANSNQSDVDEDGMGDPCDPDADDDQIPNVSDNCPLVVNISQEDFDGDNVGDACDNCFEVQNPYQYDENGDGVGDACDGEMHIQSYELPTGYLSVPYYYHFWACGGVEPYYWTKLSGQPPYGCAFSGGEIGTISGTPSWAGQSYIQVQLRDSDSPPKYDTVAVMITVSEASSDCGNADGSRGIDIDDVVFTVAYIFTGGPAPDPIESSDVDCSGETDIDDVVYLVGYIFTGGAEPCAACP; encoded by the coding sequence ATGTACTACACTATCAGCAGGCACGCGATCGTCTGTGACGGTTGGAGAGTCGTCGGTGATGCCAAGTCGTATCATTTCAACTATGGCTGGGCGGACAGCCACACGGCCTGGTACGCGCTCGACAATCTGCATTGCAACTGGGAAGGCTGCAACTACATGATCGAAGCGCTTATCAAGAATATCATGCCGGAGCCTGATCCCGATGCAGACGGTCTTTCGAACTCAGAGGATAACTGTCCCGTGGTATACAACCCTGACCAGATCGATACAGACAATGATGGCGTCGGTGATGCATGCGACAACTGCCAATTGACAGCGAATTCGAACCAATCCGACGTCGATGAAGATGGCATGGGTGATCCGTGCGATCCCGATGCCGACGATGATCAGATTCCGAATGTATCTGACAACTGCCCGCTTGTCGTGAACATTTCGCAGGAGGACTTTGACGGCGACAACGTCGGAGATGCCTGTGACAACTGCTTTGAAGTTCAGAATCCGTATCAGTACGATGAAAATGGCGATGGCGTGGGAGACGCATGCGACGGGGAGATGCATATTCAAAGCTATGAACTTCCGACTGGTTATCTCAGCGTACCGTACTACTATCATTTCTGGGCATGTGGTGGCGTCGAGCCATACTACTGGACAAAACTCTCCGGCCAGCCTCCATACGGTTGCGCATTTAGCGGTGGCGAGATCGGTACTATTAGCGGCACGCCGTCGTGGGCAGGGCAGTCCTACATCCAGGTTCAACTCCGTGATTCAGATAGCCCTCCCAAGTATGACACGGTTGCAGTCATGATCACTGTCAGTGAAGCAAGCTCTGATTGCGGCAATGCAGACGGCAGTAGAGGGATCGACATTGATGATGTCGTCTTTACCGTTGCATACATATTCACGGGTGGACCAGCCCCGGACCCAATCGAATCGAGCGATGTTGATTGCAGCGGAGAGACAGACATCGATGATGTCGTATATCTGGTCGGCTACATCTTCACAGGCGGGGCCGAACCATGCGCCGCTTGTCCGTAG
- a CDS encoding sodium:alanine symporter family protein, whose protein sequence is MGFITSVIDAVNKFVWETPESFPGMVLLLVGTGIFITFKLGWPQLKRIGHAINITRGKYDDPKDAGDISHFQALSAALSATIGIGNIAGVALAIHYGGPGALFWMWVTAIFGTSLKYAECTLSMKYRMINPDGSASGGPMYYIEQGLGWKWLAIVFAAAAAICSFCTGNSIQAFTVADQLNSDFAIPSWVTGVSLAVIVGLVIIGGIKRIGQVASKLTPFMTVVYLIGGILILILNADKIPGAFASIFQGAFTFSGTAGGFAGSAFIMTMVQGIKRGLFSNEAGQGSAPIAHAAAKTTEPVREGTVAMMGPYIDTIIVCSITGLAIVVTDAHTAMVNGELLNSSPMTAYAFEHGLTFLKGYGGYIVTGSVFLFALSTMISWSYYGDRSVQYLFGNSWVMPYRFVYCIVLFLGAILQLETVWHFGEIALGLMTIPNLIAIIALSGITRRISDEYYSRKHMTYAEKIKHHGHGSGVSDN, encoded by the coding sequence ATGGGATTCATCACGAGCGTTATTGATGCAGTAAACAAGTTTGTCTGGGAGACCCCCGAGTCATTCCCCGGTATGGTTTTACTCCTGGTCGGAACGGGCATATTCATCACATTCAAACTCGGCTGGCCTCAACTGAAGAGGATCGGGCACGCCATTAATATTACCAGAGGCAAGTACGATGACCCCAAGGATGCCGGTGACATTTCGCACTTTCAGGCTCTTTCCGCCGCTCTCTCGGCCACGATCGGAATCGGCAATATCGCTGGTGTCGCGTTGGCTATTCACTATGGCGGTCCGGGGGCGTTATTCTGGATGTGGGTTACCGCTATCTTCGGGACATCTCTCAAGTATGCTGAATGTACGCTGTCGATGAAATATAGGATGATCAATCCCGACGGTTCTGCGTCGGGTGGTCCCATGTACTATATCGAGCAGGGACTTGGCTGGAAATGGCTGGCGATCGTCTTCGCAGCTGCCGCTGCCATCTGTTCGTTCTGCACAGGAAACTCGATCCAGGCATTCACGGTCGCTGACCAGTTGAATTCCGATTTCGCTATACCGAGCTGGGTGACCGGGGTTTCTCTTGCTGTAATCGTGGGTTTGGTCATAATCGGTGGCATCAAGAGAATCGGTCAGGTTGCCAGCAAGCTGACGCCGTTCATGACAGTAGTATACTTGATTGGGGGAATCCTGATTCTAATCCTGAATGCCGACAAGATCCCGGGGGCGTTCGCATCAATATTCCAGGGCGCGTTTACATTCTCCGGTACCGCTGGCGGTTTTGCTGGTTCTGCTTTCATCATGACAATGGTTCAAGGGATCAAGCGCGGGCTATTCTCCAATGAAGCGGGGCAGGGGTCTGCACCGATCGCGCATGCTGCAGCCAAGACAACCGAACCGGTGCGTGAGGGGACTGTCGCTATGATGGGTCCCTATATCGACACCATCATTGTCTGCTCGATCACCGGACTTGCCATCGTTGTGACTGATGCCCACACGGCTATGGTCAACGGCGAATTGCTCAATAGTTCCCCGATGACGGCTTATGCATTCGAACATGGATTGACATTCCTGAAAGGTTATGGCGGGTATATTGTTACGGGGTCAGTGTTCTTGTTCGCTCTTTCGACGATGATCAGCTGGTCGTACTATGGAGACAGGTCGGTCCAGTACCTTTTCGGCAATTCATGGGTCATGCCGTATCGATTCGTGTATTGCATCGTTCTTTTCCTGGGAGCCATCCTGCAACTCGAAACTGTCTGGCATTTCGGAGAAATAGCTCTCGGGTTGATGACCATACCGAATCTCATAGCAATCATCGCTCTCTCGGGTATTACTCGCAGGATCTCGGACGAGTACTATTCCCGCAAACACATGACCTATGCTGAGAAGATCAAGCATCACGGCCATGGAAGCGGAGTATCCGACAATTAA
- a CDS encoding DUF128 domain-containing protein encodes MNISFDGHKGYTLCSMTIDGLYQQALKNGVPSAVTGIYVETDVGIQFK; translated from the coding sequence ATGAATATATCATTTGACGGTCACAAAGGCTACACTCTTTGTTCGATGACGATTGACGGACTTTATCAACAGGCCCTGAAGAATGGAGTGCCTTCGGCTGTTACTGGAATTTATGTTGAAACTGATGTCGGAATCCAGTTCAAATGA